A window from Gemmatimonadota bacterium encodes these proteins:
- a CDS encoding efflux RND transporter permease subunit, translating into MNETQDTFEEARGPIAWMARNAIAANLFMVILVMGGIWTAFHIQKEVYPQYELDIVSVSVGYPGAAPAEVEQGILQPIEEAVRGVQGIMEMTSQAREGRGSVTIELVAGTNRGKAFQDIDQAVNRIRTFPDDIEQPEVSLRAQQRNVMDIGLYGDVDIGTLRSLAEQLRDRLLSDPTITQVELGNVPEYRTHIEIPQHRLREYGLTLRDVARVIVSSSEDIPAGSVETGTGEILLRMKERKQWADEYGRIVIIPSEGGGGVTLADLANITDGFEEGGFHERFNRQLTVGVDIYRIGNQSPLEIAEAVKNIMADFETTLPPGVKYRIDSNSAEDYKDRLFLLLENGVLAVVIVLLILAMFLEFRLAFWVMMGMAISFIGSLVFLPAIDVSINMVSMFAFLVVLGIVVDDAIVVGENVHEYRERGMSPMQAAIAGTHDIARPVTFSILTTIVAFVPLLFMPGTTGKFWWPLPAVVITVLAVSLLEALFILPAHLGHLSKRAVSPVNGAAHRWQQSIASHFNRFIDQHYRRFLDVCIRHRYVTIASAIALLMVVGGYGYSDHMGMIMMPEVSADEIEAGIRLPVGTTQDQAARVAHEVTESTHRMFEAHNLYRVAEGIKTNVRGGSFIDVEIVMKPPDEHDMTTGEIISLWRDNIGDIDGVSQITFEAESGPGGWQQDISVDLSHSDIDVLAKASRAFLERAEGFEEAHDVSDNYNKGKAQFDFVLRPEGRNLGLTPVEVGRQLRDAFYGALAMRQLRGTNEIEMRVKLPMAERKDIRHLEEFVVRTPDGTEVPLMDVVNIERGEAFTSINRRDGRRVVTVSMDVEPKRAMTRVMEAIKTDVLPQIRAEYPGLTWTFQGTQAEMRESTQALWGGFAMAMAIVYMLLAIAFGSYVQPLIVMVAIPFGIVGAVIGHILLGYDLSLISLMGVIALSGVVVNDSLIMIDYANKRRAHSSAFEAIHTAGLRRFKPIILTTLTTFGGLTPIILETSRQAYYLIPMAISLGFGIVFATSIILLLVPCLYMILEDVVSLVTNARYSLSRSTDGF; encoded by the coding sequence ATGAATGAAACACAGGATACATTTGAAGAAGCGCGAGGTCCGATTGCCTGGATGGCGCGCAATGCTATTGCCGCCAATCTGTTTATGGTCATCCTCGTTATGGGTGGGATCTGGACAGCTTTTCATATCCAGAAGGAGGTCTATCCACAGTATGAACTGGATATCGTCTCGGTCAGTGTGGGCTATCCGGGTGCGGCACCTGCGGAGGTGGAGCAGGGGATTTTACAGCCGATAGAAGAAGCTGTGCGCGGTGTGCAGGGAATCATGGAAATGACGTCGCAGGCTCGTGAAGGGCGTGGGAGTGTGACCATCGAACTGGTGGCAGGCACCAACCGGGGGAAAGCCTTTCAGGATATCGATCAGGCAGTCAATCGGATTCGGACATTTCCCGATGATATAGAACAACCCGAAGTCAGCCTGAGGGCACAACAGCGCAATGTGATGGATATTGGGCTGTATGGCGATGTGGATATCGGCACGCTGAGAAGTCTGGCCGAACAGCTAAGGGATCGATTGCTGAGCGATCCGACCATAACACAGGTCGAGCTTGGCAATGTGCCAGAATACAGGACGCATATTGAAATTCCTCAACACAGGTTGCGTGAATACGGTCTTACACTGCGCGATGTGGCACGCGTGATTGTTTCGTCGAGTGAAGACATTCCCGCGGGTTCTGTGGAGACGGGTACGGGTGAAATTTTGTTGCGCATGAAAGAGCGCAAGCAGTGGGCCGATGAATATGGTCGTATTGTGATTATCCCTTCAGAAGGCGGTGGTGGGGTTACACTGGCGGACCTGGCAAATATCACGGATGGCTTTGAAGAAGGCGGATTTCACGAACGGTTCAATCGGCAACTCACAGTGGGTGTGGATATCTATCGGATTGGGAATCAATCGCCACTTGAGATAGCCGAGGCTGTTAAAAATATCATGGCAGATTTTGAGACCACCCTGCCGCCTGGTGTGAAGTATCGGATCGACAGCAACAGTGCAGAGGATTACAAAGATCGGTTGTTTTTGCTGCTCGAAAACGGGGTGCTGGCTGTTGTGATTGTTTTGCTTATTCTGGCGATGTTTCTCGAGTTTCGGCTTGCATTTTGGGTGATGATGGGGATGGCCATTTCTTTCATAGGCAGTCTGGTGTTTCTGCCTGCTATTGATGTGAGCATCAATATGGTTTCTATGTTTGCATTTTTGGTGGTGCTCGGCATTGTCGTGGATGATGCGATTGTTGTAGGTGAAAATGTACATGAATATCGGGAACGAGGTATGAGCCCGATGCAGGCCGCCATTGCGGGTACACATGATATTGCCAGGCCGGTTACGTTCAGCATTTTGACTACGATTGTGGCTTTTGTGCCGCTTTTGTTTATGCCCGGCACCACGGGAAAATTCTGGTGGCCATTGCCCGCAGTTGTGATCACTGTGCTGGCCGTGTCTCTACTGGAGGCGCTGTTTATTTTGCCCGCGCATCTCGGGCACCTTTCAAAACGCGCTGTTTCGCCGGTAAATGGCGCTGCGCATCGCTGGCAACAATCTATTGCCAGCCATTTCAATCGGTTCATCGACCAACACTACCGCAGGTTCCTGGATGTCTGCATTCGGCATCGGTACGTTACGATTGCATCTGCTATTGCTTTGCTGATGGTGGTGGGCGGTTATGGATACAGCGATCATATGGGTATGATTATGATGCCCGAAGTCTCTGCCGATGAGATTGAGGCGGGTATCCGGTTGCCTGTGGGGACCACGCAGGATCAAGCAGCGCGGGTTGCACATGAGGTGACCGAATCAACCCATCGCATGTTTGAAGCGCACAACCTTTATCGCGTGGCCGAAGGGATTAAAACCAATGTGCGCGGGGGGAGTTTTATCGATGTAGAAATTGTGATGAAACCGCCCGATGAACACGATATGACAACAGGAGAGATCATCTCACTATGGCGCGATAACATCGGGGATATTGATGGTGTCAGTCAGATTACGTTTGAGGCCGAGAGTGGGCCGGGCGGTTGGCAACAGGATATCAGCGTCGATTTGAGCCATTCGGATATTGACGTGTTGGCCAAAGCCAGCCGGGCATTTTTAGAACGCGCCGAAGGGTTTGAAGAGGCACACGATGTAAGTGATAATTACAATAAAGGTAAAGCACAGTTTGATTTTGTGTTGCGTCCAGAAGGCCGAAATTTGGGATTGACGCCGGTTGAGGTAGGGCGCCAGTTGCGCGATGCGTTTTACGGCGCCCTGGCGATGCGTCAGTTGCGCGGTACAAATGAAATTGAAATGCGCGTGAAATTACCGATGGCAGAGCGAAAGGATATTCGCCATCTCGAAGAATTTGTTGTGCGTACACCCGATGGCACAGAAGTGCCTTTGATGGATGTGGTAAACATCGAACGCGGCGAAGCCTTTACAAGTATTAATCGACGCGATGGTCGGCGCGTGGTGACGGTGAGTATGGACGTGGAGCCCAAGCGAGCGATGACGCGCGTTATGGAAGCGATTAAAACTGATGTGTTGCCACAAATTCGCGCTGAGTATCCGGGATTAACCTGGACGTTTCAGGGGACGCAGGCAGAGATGCGCGAGTCAACGCAGGCGCTATGGGGCGGGTTTGCCATGGCGATGGCCATTGTGTATATGTTACTCGCCATTGCATTTGGCAGCTATGTCCAACCCCTGATTGTGATGGTGGCGATTCCTTTTGGGATTGTGGGCGCTGTGATCGGTCATATTTTGCTCGGTTATGATTTGTCGCTTATCAGTTTGATGGGGGTGATCGCCCTGTCGGGTGTTGTGGTCAATGACTCACTGATTATGATCGATTATGCAAATAAAAGGCGTGCCCATAGTTCGGCTTTTGAGGCGATTCACACTGCTGGGCTTCGGCGCTTCAAGCCAATTATTTTAACGACGTTGACAACGTTCGGTGGTTTGACACCAATTATTTTGGAGACATCCCGCCAGGCTTATTATCTCATTCCTATGGCAATCTCTCTCGGATTTGGTATTGTTTTCGCGACGTCTATAATTCTTTTGTTGGTGCCCTGTCTGTATATGATTCTGGAGGATGTTGTCTCTCTGGTCACAAATGCCCGGTACAGTTTGAGCCGTTCGACGGATGGATTTTAA
- a CDS encoding efflux RND transporter periplasmic adaptor subunit: MDSKKGLIICFCILVVGAGITALIFMTEPTATRVAATKKTAMLVDVFEVQRGTYRPVIVATGTVEAEQDIILSPQVGGRVLSLSSTFTPGGFVKKGQVLLQIDPADYQNALLQKKSDLRRATADLNIEMGRQNVAQKDYQILNETLSGELEALVLRQPQLNAARARVEAAQAAVNQAELELQRTTIKAPFDAHILSRNANVGSLISPRDNLGRLVGLDTYWVVTTVPLSKIPWLSFPNSEAEKGSLVQIRDHVTPKKGAYRTGSLHRLIGALAEKTRMAQILVSVSDPLAHRAGSNHLSPLMIGAFVETHIEANEIPNVVRLARDYIRAGNTVWVMKDGLLQIRSVEIVFQDADYAYISDGLQDKDRVVTTNLSRVADGAELRVKSVGKEDPKPLGDTR; this comes from the coding sequence GTGGATAGCAAAAAAGGGCTGATTATTTGTTTTTGTATTCTGGTTGTGGGTGCAGGTATTACTGCGTTGATTTTTATGACGGAGCCTACGGCGACCCGCGTTGCGGCGACTAAGAAAACCGCGATGCTCGTCGATGTATTTGAAGTACAACGCGGTACGTATCGCCCCGTGATTGTAGCGACGGGGACGGTTGAAGCAGAACAGGATATCATCTTGAGTCCACAAGTCGGTGGACGGGTACTTTCGCTGTCATCGACTTTTACGCCGGGTGGGTTTGTCAAAAAGGGTCAGGTACTGTTGCAGATTGATCCGGCAGATTATCAGAATGCACTTTTGCAAAAAAAGAGCGATCTGCGTCGTGCCACTGCTGATTTGAATATTGAGATGGGACGTCAGAATGTGGCGCAGAAAGATTATCAGATTCTGAATGAGACGCTGTCGGGTGAGCTCGAGGCGCTCGTACTGCGCCAACCTCAGCTCAATGCAGCTCGGGCACGGGTAGAAGCGGCGCAGGCGGCCGTGAATCAGGCTGAACTGGAATTGCAGAGAACAACCATTAAAGCGCCTTTTGACGCGCACATTTTAAGTCGCAATGCCAATGTGGGTTCTCTAATTTCTCCACGCGATAATCTCGGGCGTCTGGTTGGTCTGGATACATACTGGGTGGTGACGACCGTTCCGCTTTCCAAAATTCCGTGGCTTTCTTTTCCCAACAGCGAGGCAGAAAAGGGATCGTTGGTGCAGATTCGCGATCATGTGACCCCAAAAAAAGGGGCTTATCGCACAGGCTCTCTTCACAGACTCATCGGTGCTTTGGCAGAAAAGACGCGTATGGCGCAGATACTGGTTTCCGTTTCTGATCCGCTTGCTCATCGGGCTGGATCTAATCATCTATCTCCCTTAATGATTGGCGCATTTGTCGAGACGCATATTGAGGCCAACGAAATTCCCAATGTGGTGCGTCTGGCACGCGATTATATCCGGGCTGGCAATACGGTCTGGGTGATGAAAGACGGTCTGTTGCAGATTCGGTCTGTCGAGATCGTTTTTCAAGATGCCGACTATGCTTATATATCGGATGGGTTGCAAGATAAGGATCGGGTGGTTACGACCAATTTGTCTCGAGTCGCTGATGGTGCAGAATTGCGTGTGAAAAGCGTTGGAAAGGAAGATCCTAAACCCCTGGGAGACACCCGGTGA
- a CDS encoding TolC family protein — translation MLYTRLFLLIWLAFIFGCSPRSANLTLPFEPPTAFSSHASQALSERWWTAFGDARMDSLVDHALQSNFSLETAWHRLRSAQAVVDREGAGRFPTLEVSGRGEVQRPDSENNAQIRLGITSEYEIDLWGRIRSGVDAARYRMRATEADYQTAALSLSAEVARTYFQLIEAQNQHELFEHQIETNQQVLSLIRARFGSGQIRSVDILRQRQLIESTREQKIATESRIEVLEHQLAVLSGYAPQDGIAYTHRALPDLPPLPDTGLPVELIQRRPDVKRAYNLLLAADRDVAVAISNRYPRLSLTALASGDDRGGLFKDWVGNLIGNLLLPVIDGGERGAEIRRNKANKSAQLSAYGQTVLTAFAEVENALVQEQKQVERIASLEAQVALVRQTYDQLRLEYLNGISDYLDVLTALTNEQRLRRALISAKLDLLEFRIALYRALAGGFEVARNKSL, via the coding sequence ATGCTATATACTCGCCTGTTTCTTTTGATCTGGCTCGCGTTTATTTTTGGGTGTTCGCCCAGGTCTGCAAATCTCACCCTTCCTTTTGAACCTCCCACAGCTTTTTCCAGCCATGCCTCACAGGCGCTTTCTGAACGGTGGTGGACCGCTTTTGGAGATGCGCGTATGGACAGCCTGGTCGATCACGCATTGCAGTCCAATTTCAGTTTGGAGACGGCGTGGCATCGGTTGCGAAGTGCACAGGCTGTTGTGGATCGCGAAGGGGCTGGTCGGTTTCCAACGCTGGAAGTATCCGGGCGCGGTGAGGTTCAACGTCCAGATTCTGAAAATAATGCGCAGATCCGTTTGGGCATCACGTCCGAATACGAAATAGATCTGTGGGGGCGAATTCGTTCGGGTGTGGATGCCGCGCGTTATCGAATGCGGGCGACTGAGGCGGATTATCAGACTGCGGCATTGTCGCTTTCTGCAGAGGTCGCGCGTACTTATTTTCAGTTGATAGAAGCACAAAATCAGCACGAACTCTTTGAGCATCAGATTGAGACCAATCAGCAAGTGCTGAGTCTGATTCGCGCGCGTTTTGGCAGTGGGCAGATTCGCAGCGTGGATATTTTGCGACAAAGGCAATTGATCGAATCCACACGCGAACAAAAAATCGCGACAGAATCCAGAATCGAGGTGTTAGAACACCAACTCGCTGTTTTGTCGGGCTATGCCCCTCAGGATGGAATTGCCTATACGCATCGCGCTTTGCCAGATCTGCCACCTCTGCCGGATACGGGTTTGCCCGTTGAGTTGATTCAGCGACGTCCAGATGTCAAAAGGGCTTATAACCTGCTGCTGGCGGCGGATCGCGATGTGGCGGTCGCTATCAGCAATCGATATCCGCGTTTGAGCCTGACAGCATTGGCATCGGGTGATGATCGCGGGGGTCTGTTTAAAGATTGGGTGGGCAATCTGATAGGCAATCTTTTGCTACCCGTTATCGATGGTGGTGAACGGGGGGCAGAAATCAGGCGCAATAAGGCCAACAAAAGCGCGCAACTTTCGGCTTATGGGCAGACGGTTTTGACGGCATTTGCCGAAGTGGAAAATGCATTGGTTCAAGAACAAAAACAGGTTGAACGCATCGCGAGTCTCGAAGCGCAGGTCGCTCTGGTGAGACAGACGTATGATCAATTAAGGCTGGAGTATTTAAATGGCATCAGCGACTATCTCGACGTGCTTACCGCGCTGACAAACGAACAAAGGCTCCGGCGAGCGTTGATCTCTGCGAAACTCGATTTGCTGGAATTCCGCATTGCGCTTTATCGGGCGCTCGCAGGTGGTTTTGAAGTTGCTCGTAATAAATCATTATAA
- a CDS encoding phytanoyl-CoA dioxygenase family protein — MTREQALAKRRELVELGYTIVPGVMDKDLLDRLRTWSDRIFERVTVPHKIRYQGSDIFVSTERRWQAGRPTAENRFPDPIAEEIIDQPAQLEACRQIGLENLVSDDTVIILSKPGYGPPLYWHQDFMKWQSPEAATPWPIRIFLSYYLTNTTRENGCLRIIPGSHRKRHELHDILPKAHGSEIQAIDDLSHPAFADYPDAIDVPLNAGDLIIADARILHGAWPNQTAKRRTLLLVWHDVFSFPNPPSWWDGDVPETVRNAKPSSEYEKSHEFRTPSHYLT, encoded by the coding sequence ATGACGAGAGAGCAGGCGCTGGCAAAGCGGCGAGAGTTGGTCGAGTTGGGTTACACCATCGTACCTGGTGTGATGGATAAGGACCTGCTGGACAGGCTCCGGACATGGTCCGACCGCATCTTCGAACGCGTGACAGTTCCACACAAGATCCGGTACCAGGGCAGCGATATCTTCGTCAGCACGGAACGCCGATGGCAAGCGGGAAGACCGACAGCCGAGAATCGGTTTCCCGATCCGATTGCCGAAGAGATCATCGATCAGCCTGCGCAACTCGAAGCCTGCCGACAAATTGGGCTCGAGAATCTCGTATCGGACGACACCGTGATCATCCTATCTAAGCCCGGATACGGTCCACCCCTCTACTGGCATCAGGACTTCATGAAGTGGCAGAGCCCCGAGGCCGCGACACCCTGGCCGATACGCATCTTCTTGTCCTACTACCTGACGAACACCACGCGCGAGAATGGATGCCTGCGCATAATCCCCGGCAGCCATCGGAAACGCCACGAACTGCACGACATCCTGCCCAAAGCTCACGGATCCGAGATTCAGGCGATCGACGACCTGTCTCATCCCGCGTTCGCAGACTACCCCGATGCGATAGACGTCCCCTTAAACGCAGGAGACCTGATCATCGCAGACGCGCGCATCCTCCACGGCGCGTGGCCCAACCAGACAGCTAAACGCCGAACGCTACTCCTTGTCTGGCACGACGTCTTTTCCTTTCCCAATCCGCCCAGTTGGTGGGACGGTGACGTACCCGAGACAGTTCGGAATGCGAAGCCCTCGAGCGAATACGAGAAATCCCACGAATTCAGAACACCCTCGCACTACCTCACCTGA
- a CDS encoding mandelate racemase → MKSPKIKKIEIKRIQWQIKDCGPGTYSSWMTYNPGVNLSMGKHMTSIYTDCGVVGTYPISHDISRIAHDLLGRNPLAREEIWQDFNKFHLSGLHASVDIILWDILGKMTDLSVSELLGGYRKKLPAYASTMNGGEEGLKGGLSTPESYADFAEQCLDIGYKGFKIHPYPRPNIQDHINLIHAVADRVGGKMDLMLDAFNYYSTFADALKVGRACDEAGFYWIEDPYFVGDGTTENGHQRLKEFLDTPLLQGEKVTGISGKMNMLLSGSTDFIRGNVNGDGITGTKKLASAAETVGADIEIHGVGPAQRHVMSAIGNSNYYEMVWVHPDTECLQLTSDIFLEGYEDGLEAVDADGNVDVPDGPGMGLEWNWDAINKMTVGTKIID, encoded by the coding sequence ATGAAATCGCCTAAAATAAAGAAGATTGAAATAAAAAGGATTCAGTGGCAAATCAAAGATTGTGGACCTGGCACATATTCTTCGTGGATGACCTATAACCCGGGCGTGAATCTTTCAATGGGTAAACACATGACCAGTATTTATACTGATTGTGGAGTCGTCGGAACCTATCCGATTAGCCATGATATTTCTCGCATTGCTCACGACCTATTGGGACGGAATCCGCTTGCAAGGGAAGAAATATGGCAAGATTTCAATAAGTTTCATCTGAGTGGGTTGCACGCATCTGTTGACATCATATTATGGGATATCCTTGGAAAAATGACGGACCTCTCCGTATCTGAGTTATTGGGAGGATATAGAAAAAAATTGCCCGCTTATGCCAGTACGATGAACGGAGGAGAAGAAGGATTAAAAGGGGGCTTATCCACGCCAGAATCGTACGCTGATTTTGCTGAACAATGCTTAGACATAGGTTATAAAGGGTTTAAGATCCATCCATATCCCAGACCCAACATTCAAGACCATATAAACTTGATACACGCTGTGGCCGATAGAGTCGGAGGAAAGATGGATTTAATGCTGGATGCATTTAACTATTATTCAACATTTGCGGATGCTTTAAAAGTTGGAAGAGCCTGCGATGAAGCCGGTTTTTATTGGATAGAGGATCCTTATTTTGTTGGGGACGGCACGACTGAGAACGGACACCAGAGACTAAAAGAGTTTCTCGATACACCACTTCTTCAAGGGGAAAAAGTTACGGGAATATCTGGAAAGATGAATATGCTGTTGTCCGGATCGACAGATTTTATCAGGGGCAATGTAAATGGAGATGGAATCACGGGAACGAAGAAACTGGCGTCAGCGGCTGAAACGGTAGGCGCAGATATTGAAATTCACGGCGTTGGTCCAGCGCAAAGACATGTGATGTCTGCCATAGGCAATTCGAATTATTATGAAATGGTTTGGGTCCATCCCGATACAGAATGCTTGCAACTGACTTCTGACATTTTTCTCGAAGGATATGAGGATGGGCTTGAAGCGGTGGATGCAGATGGTAATGTAGATGTACCAGATGGACCCGGGATGGGCTTAGAGTGGAATTGGGATGCAATAAATAAAATGACTGTAGGAACAAAGATTATCGACTAA
- a CDS encoding aldo/keto reductase, with product MQYRTLGKTGWNVSTVSMGCWGIGGQWGPVEEKQALDTINAALDAGVNLFDTADGYGCGQSEIYTGKALKSKRSEVYIATKVGNWGRRQGDPLGYKTIYSIINCCHASLYRLDTDYIDLYQCHIGTPEHPEIFVEAFELLKKEGKIRHYAISTNDLNSLKALNSEDACASCQINYSLLNRQPENDILPHCLDNNIGVLLRGPIAQGLLVDKFTADTRFEDMVRDHWNPGGSQRDDFLAKLDKVAALRELVPEGMNMVDFALKFTLANPAVTCPIPGMKTPEQAKQNAAAADGELDQATLKKIDAICPPGKSA from the coding sequence ATGCAGTATAGAACGCTTGGAAAAACTGGGTGGAATGTGAGCACTGTCTCCATGGGGTGCTGGGGCATCGGCGGACAGTGGGGTCCGGTTGAAGAAAAGCAGGCCCTCGACACCATCAACGCGGCTCTCGATGCAGGCGTTAATTTGTTTGATACCGCGGATGGCTACGGTTGTGGTCAGAGTGAAATCTACACAGGCAAAGCGCTGAAAAGCAAGCGATCTGAGGTCTATATCGCGACAAAGGTTGGCAACTGGGGACGCCGTCAGGGAGACCCCCTCGGGTACAAGACGATATACAGCATCATCAATTGCTGTCACGCAAGCCTTTACCGTCTCGATACAGATTATATCGATCTGTATCAATGTCACATCGGAACCCCGGAACATCCCGAGATCTTTGTCGAAGCCTTTGAGTTGTTAAAGAAAGAGGGAAAGATCCGTCACTACGCGATATCTACCAACGACCTAAATTCGCTCAAAGCGTTAAACTCAGAAGACGCATGTGCATCGTGTCAGATCAACTACTCGCTCCTTAACCGGCAACCGGAAAATGACATCCTCCCCCACTGTCTGGACAACAATATCGGGGTGTTATTGCGAGGACCAATAGCTCAGGGTCTTTTGGTGGATAAATTTACCGCAGATACAAGGTTTGAAGACATGGTTCGAGATCACTGGAATCCAGGGGGAAGTCAACGCGATGATTTCCTCGCCAAACTCGACAAGGTTGCGGCACTGCGCGAGTTAGTACCCGAAGGCATGAACATGGTTGATTTCGCACTCAAGTTCACCCTCGCCAATCCTGCCGTCACCTGTCCCATTCCCGGAATGAAGACACCCGAGCAGGCAAAACAGAACGCTGCCGCTGCCGACGGCGAGCTCGATCAAGCTACTCTGAAAAAAATAGACGCGATCTGCCCGCCCGGAAAATCAGCATAA
- a CDS encoding sulfatase-like hydrolase/transferase — protein MNSKNKPNVIFLMVDQMGAKWLEAAMNGICDLPNLRHLQSMGVTFTNAFSNNPVCCPARAGIATGLTSRGHGLLSNGYRLNPDIPTFMKTLQMAGWRTGAFGKIHFYPFDSEYYPYPDYREYGWDVVHNTEDNRTGEWHDWIEKEHPEHYDAIMATPANWNSQLPYYDSYGERKVNLTERMRRAKKKMAWAKGDDGGNKTRTEGYYPLPFPEEISQTNWITEQALNFIDETPTDQPLYTHISYVQPHPPFHPPERFLERVNEDLIPDPVGYGTDHWNGPDRIPNWRYYRKLYFADFIHLDEQIGRVLERLEQVGRMENSYFIFVSDHGEMLMDHNLGGKSARHYDAVIRIPLIVAGPGLKQGSSCDLIVQHEDICPTILDMHETLIEHHPRPLSRRGVGDGHPLCAGRSLMPLCKGERVSDWRLAAFSESFGGLCESPFHEGIMKFPWKETLRNREFRYSVTPGRDDGEELFDLTRDPDELVNVVHDPAYQQTRQQLIKEMMHRVMLQEFPLPPRDLVVIGAH, from the coding sequence TGCCGAACCTGAGACACCTCCAGAGCATGGGCGTAACCTTCACCAATGCGTTTTCCAACAACCCGGTCTGCTGTCCAGCCCGGGCGGGCATTGCCACGGGCCTGACCAGCCGGGGCCACGGCCTGCTCTCCAATGGCTACCGGCTCAATCCTGACATCCCCACTTTCATGAAGACATTGCAGATGGCCGGATGGCGAACCGGCGCGTTCGGCAAGATCCACTTCTATCCCTTTGACTCGGAATACTACCCATACCCGGACTACCGGGAATATGGCTGGGACGTTGTCCACAACACCGAAGACAACCGGACCGGCGAGTGGCACGACTGGATCGAAAAGGAGCATCCCGAACACTATGATGCGATCATGGCAACCCCGGCGAACTGGAATTCTCAGTTGCCTTATTACGATTCGTATGGCGAGCGGAAGGTCAACCTGACCGAAAGGATGCGCCGGGCAAAGAAGAAAATGGCATGGGCTAAAGGCGATGACGGAGGGAACAAAACCCGCACCGAAGGCTACTACCCCCTGCCCTTCCCTGAAGAGATTTCCCAGACCAACTGGATCACGGAACAGGCCCTGAATTTCATCGATGAAACGCCCACCGATCAACCTCTATACACCCACATCAGCTATGTGCAACCCCATCCCCCGTTCCATCCGCCGGAGCGATTCCTGGAGAGGGTCAACGAGGATCTCATCCCCGACCCTGTCGGTTACGGCACGGACCACTGGAATGGACCTGACAGGATCCCCAACTGGCGCTACTACCGCAAGCTCTACTTCGCCGATTTTATCCACCTCGACGAACAGATCGGCCGAGTCCTGGAGCGATTGGAACAGGTTGGCAGAATGGAGAACAGCTACTTCATCTTTGTGTCTGACCACGGCGAAATGCTCATGGACCACAATCTGGGCGGAAAATCCGCCAGACACTATGACGCCGTCATCCGCATCCCGCTGATTGTAGCCGGACCAGGCCTGAAGCAAGGCAGCTCTTGCGACCTCATCGTGCAGCACGAGGACATCTGTCCGACCATATTGGATATGCACGAAACGCTTATAGAACATCATCCGAGGCCTCTGTCGCGGCGTGGAGTCGGCGATGGTCATCCGCTATGTGCCGGCCGTTCGCTGATGCCCCTGTGCAAGGGAGAGCGGGTTTCAGACTGGCGGCTGGCGGCATTCTCCGAGTCATTCGGCGGCCTGTGCGAGTCGCCCTTCCATGAGGGGATCATGAAGTTCCCCTGGAAAGAGACACTGCGAAACCGCGAGTTCCGCTACTCGGTCACGCCAGGGCGCGATGACGGGGAAGAACTCTTCGATCTCACCAGGGACCCAGACGAACTGGTCAACGTCGTGCATGATCCGGCGTACCAGCAGACGCGTCAGCAACTGATAAAGGAAATGATGCACCGCGTCATGCTCCAGGAATTCCCGCTACCACCACGTGACCTGGTGGTGATCGGGGCGCATTAG